One genomic region from Carcharodon carcharias isolate sCarCar2 chromosome 12, sCarCar2.pri, whole genome shotgun sequence encodes:
- the LOC121284703 gene encoding gamma-crystallin S-like: protein MVNGISNVYSDLKAPNTAITFFEEKNFLGRHYECDSDCLDFHTSLSHCNSIKVENGAWAVYEQPNFTGFLYVLTKREYPDYNSWMGFNDRVASCHKIQQTGTGNYKIRICNKGDYETQTIEYTDDCPSVFEQFHIQDIDSCTVLDGAWVFYELPNYRGKQYLLEKGVYQKAADWGATTSTVQSFHRIIV, encoded by the exons atggtaaatgggattagcaaCGTTTACTCTGATCTCAAAGCCCCAAATACTGCG ATCACTTTCTTTGAAGAGAAGAATTTTCTGGGCCGTCACTATGAATGTGACAGCGATTGCTTAGATTTTCACACTTCTCTATCCCATTGTAACTCGATCAAAGTTGAGAATGGGGCTTGGGCAGTGTACGAGCAACCAAACTTTACAGGATTCTTGTATGTTCTTACCAAGAGGGAATATCCTGACTATAACAGCTGGATGGGATTCAATGATCGTGTTGCTTCATGCCACAAGATCCAACAA ACAGGCACAGGCAATTACAAGATCAGAATCTGCAATAAGGGTGATTACGAAACTCAAACAATAGAATATACGGATGACTGTCCATCTGTCTTTGAACAATTCCACATTCAAGATATTGACTCCTGtactgtcctggatggtgcatGGGTTTTCTACGAACTTCCGAATTATCGTGGAAAGCAGTATCTCCTTGAGAAGGGTGTGTACCAGAAAGCTGCAGATTGGGGAGCAACCACCTCAACAGTGCAGTCCTTCCATCGCATCATTGTCTAA